A window of Rhipicephalus microplus isolate Deutch F79 chromosome X, USDA_Rmic, whole genome shotgun sequence genomic DNA:
tgaacttcggaaaaaaaacaaacaaacgtgcGTCTCAGTAAATCTCGTCAAAAACAACGGCAAATCGTCTATATACACAAGTGtacaccttttttttattttcttcgtttCGTGTGTAGTGCTAACCTGTTTCTTTCTTATGCTCTCAATAAGCGAAAAGAACTCTTTAGGTTGTCTGAGAGAAGATGTGCCACATTGTCTGTCCCAAGGTTTACGCtgtagaagaaagaaaaacaatgaaataaagcacacacacagatatatatatatatatatatatatatatatatatatatatatatatatatatatatatatatatatatatatatatatatatatatatatatatatatatcagcctaGGTGGAAGATGTATATAGGGAACATTATTTGTTGCAGTTTTCAACGCGAATCTCGGTGGATGAGGGcctcattcagaaaaaaaaaacactttcgctTATTGCAAAGACAAATGTCAGCCAGTACTGAGGCCTTGTTAGTGAATCGAAGACGAAGAgcacttacgaaaaaaaaaaaaaaaaacttctgtcaATTTTCGAGTAGCTCGTTCTACAGCACACTATAGCAGAGATCGTTCACATGAACCCGACAACGTACTACAGGCGGGTCCGCTTGTTCGGTCATCGGTTCCATGCAAACGTTGGCGGACTGCATGGGTCAGCCCGCGACTGCGAAATACGAGTGGCTATATGTCGGTTGCTATGCTCCCTTAAAACGTAGCTGGGTCGGTTTGAGTCGGTAGACCCGACCCGCTCGCTTATTTAAATTATTTTAAATCTAACAAAAAGTTAGCAGGTTTTCTTACGAACAGCGTCGTCGGTAGCAGTGTTCCAGTAGCAGAAAACGCCGACGAGACGAGTATCAGGAAAGACATCACCCAGAAGGCGAATGATATGAGGACGAGAAAAAGGACAGCTCCTCTGGTCAGCCACAGCATCGCCAACGAGAATACAATGATGCCCAACACCTGAAATAATTGAAGGAAACACTGTCTCAATTGTGCGCTATAAAGGGCTTCTATGTTTACGCGAGATAAATTCATCTATATTGATAATCAACCACAATACATCTATACATATGTGCGTATGTGTGGTTGCTATttatgaagttttttttaatatacataTATGTCTTCTTAGTTAAAATATGAACATTTAGTATCGTAGGTCacttagtagaaaaaaaaaatcttttactATCGCGCTTAGTAATCAACAACAACCACAATATCCCAAGTATAGGTGGAACACCAACCATCCCATAATCCTACATGCAAGAATTTAGGTGCATTAGATGCATTCAAGTAGAGTTTTCAAAACGTCTCCTTTTAGCTATAGTCCTGTTTTACGAAAGTGGAAACGTCAAGAAGTTGGGGTTTCAAAATGACCAAGACGAGTATAACTTGTTCAGTACATGTATATTGACCACCGTCTCTGAAATGCTCGATAAAGTGTACACTGCAATTATGTCTATTGTTCTTCTAATTTCTTTATATTAAATATTACAGATCATAACCTCTAATTACATAACGTTTTTGGTTTAACTTTATGTTTCAGAAGACAAACATCCTCAATGGTAACATTAAATCTAGAAATATAACATTAATGCCTACCCAATATTCTCGGTGACACAACTTTAAACACCTTACATCCTGCTTGCTTGTGAACCGTGTCGTCGTAATTGAAATCTTCGGCACAGTAATTAGGTCTGAGAAAACATTGCAAACATGTATTAGTTTGTATACCCTGAAGCGTGTTGTTTTGGAGAAAGAAGTTCAACTGAAGGCGTCTGTGCACTTTTATTGTGTcggagcaatcttttttttttcttggtgcacTCTCTGATACTGCCACAGAGCAGATCGGTACTATTAAGAGCGCGCTTATGTTCTCATTGTCACCGGCAATTGTTTCACTAGTGAGATTTCTTCTCCTAGCTATATATGCtgatttttaggggcgatgctccttagggcgtgggtcgtgcgtctcctgtatgtagtagtcACCTCTTGttttaatccttggaatgtccactggacgacggtacttgtatatgatgaagatatgatggaaagatgcgagatggcggtactcggagtgatcactagatggacgaacggacggacggatggacagacatatggacagacagatggacggacggatgaacagacagacagacagacagacagacagacagacagacagacagacagacagacagacagacagacagacagacagacagacagacagacagacagacggacggacggatggatgaacggacggatggacgcggccagcggatgattcacgatgtgctgataaaacccttcgaagcttcgccccactcatcatcgttcactccgtggatatgctgtgattgctTTTTTGGGTTGACATGCTTGCCCGGCTACGCTTCGAAACTACAGGGGACTTACAAGTATACTAGCACGTTTCATACATGTTCCTCCTTCGAGTGTAATTCTGGTCAGATATATATCTTCTCATAACGCGTTATCTTATACTATACGGACGCCCACACATGTACTGTAACTTATATTTTCTTGGGTTATACAGCACTTCCTAGGCGCGTTTTGTTCCATATCTAAGCACCTCTTTGTATAAACTGTCCTCCCGTGTGCTAatatctgggtgcacgttaaggaacctcaggtggtcgaaatttcgggagccctccactacggcgtctttcataatcatatgctggttttgggacgttaaactccatatatcaatcaattatcaatgAGTCATCGTAAACACCGCCCTAAACATCCTATAACAAGTATCCGAAGGTAAATATGCGGCGTGACTCGTTTAGTTGAACCTTCCAGCATTTTCACAGCCGAGCGTATACAACTTGCACAAACACACGTAACACAAGCGTGGGTACTGCGGTGACAGTTAGTGACTGCGCATTTCAGGTGTTGATTCGGGCTAATGTACAGACGCGCGCTCACGCTAGAGAAGCGCGGGGTATCGCCGCGCCTCTTAATTGTCCGGCACAGCCACGAACTGGCAAGTGCTGCGAGGCGCTGCTCCCTTGCGCGGCAATCGGGGTGCGTGGGCGTACCATTTCGATGGCGGTCAGCAGGCCACTTATCGTTGAAATGAAGCCCTGTTGCACAGAGACGAACTTGATGGTTGGTCCCTCCCTGACCACTGTGGTCCTGATCGTGGTCGTTGTACTTGCCATGGCGTTTTTCACCGCACACACCCTGATCGTGCACAGGAGCGGCGCGAACCGTGGTTTCTCGCTGTGCCCCTTGTCCAAAATTAGAGGGCCCAAGCGCTGCCCTAAAGATAGCGCCGGCCCCGCCTTGGCGGCCTCCTTAACCGCACACATCGCTGCTAGGGACGCTACGGTGCACGATTGGCCTGCGCCAGCAGGAATCGGACTCGTCTCCGCTGTCCGTGCGTGTGAGACCGCGTGGGCGTGACGCACGACGCTGCGCGAACGAAAGTTCAGAAAGATGTGATGATTCTGCCAAAGCGCACGGCTCCGTTATCCGCACACGCCGTGTAGCATGCAGTGCGCATTGATGAACGTTAACAACTCAGTGCAGCCCTAACTTCCTGTTTGATGACTTGATAAAAACCGCCCAGTCGCACGAGAGACTTCGCGTTTTACTGGAAGCTTTGAATAACACGTTGGTACAAGGCCATCGACTGACATTGTTCGTCTGTTCCAAGGTTCGTGTCACCTTTAGGTACTTGTGTTTCAATTCAAACACAACTACCTTTTTTTATGGTTGGGCGTGCTGCAGCTCTGCAGACTCAGCCCGCCAGCTATTCCTAATGCCAGGCTGCGTACACAGCGCTGTTGTGGTCTCTCAACTGAATCTGTATATTGTCAGTGGAACGACTAAATCAGGACATTTTCATAAAAGAAATTCAAAGAATGGAAGACATTGATAGCACTACCATAGGTGGAGGGGTGGCTAAAAATTCTAAACTCCTCCCGCTTTCATCTCCCTCATGCTTCTCCTGCATGGACGTTTACAAATTCTCTATAGGTGTTTTTGCCCCTTGAAAGTACCCTTATTGTAACTGTATTGTAAGTCTGTGCGAAATGACTaaaggggcttttttttttgtactgcagTCTTTTAGCGAACGAAAAAACATGGACAGAGAAAGACGGGACAGGCGCTTTCTCTGTCTGTGTTttcgtgtgtgggtgtgtgtgcgctGAAAAAATACCGTGTGATGTACCAACACGCACAAAAATATACCCAGCTGGGAGGATTCAGGGGATTATACTCCCGCTCTGCTCCGGTGACCTCACTCAAACCAGAATTCGTTTTTCAGCATTTTCCTCCGGTGGATGTCTGACGAAGGAAACCGCAGGAAAACGGGGTAAATTTCATGATTATGCTCTGGTGGTTGCTCCGCAACTGCTCCGGCGCATCGCTCAGCGGCTTTCATTGGCTGTTGGaggagtgacgtaggcagcctcgCTGCCGGGCggccgttcccacggagaaagaACTtcgggccgttccacgcgcttcccgcaaaGCCGCAACGCATGTGCCCTTACCgaacgcaagcgggggacaaataagccaattggcgacgcggCGGAGGGTGAAGAAgtgtcgccaattggcttatttgtcccctgcttgcgtgcggtaggggtcccggaacgtgcgttgcggctgtgcgggaagcgcgtggaacgggtCATGGCCGTTTTTTGTTTCCGCCTCCAGAGGAGCCCACCACTAGAAGCGCGAGCGCTGCAAATCGttgtgacgtgcagggttggatcacgtgatgtCGCCTCCCCTCGCTCtggccacggccgggctagagcgtgcaggtgcagtctagcacGGCCGTGTtctggcaaaggaaagctggtGGTTGGATGCGTTGTTTTCACCATGACTTCGCGGTGTTTTCCTTATTGAACAGCGTTGTATTGCTCTGACTTCAtgtgtgcggacttctgcagactacgCAATGCGGAAAGTTTGAGTAAAAGTTACAGTCAGCGTGCCACGGTGCGCTACGTACGCATGCAGTGCCACTGTCGCGGCCACTAGCAGTGGCCCTGTCACCTCTCTCTGTTGTTGTGGCTGTTATTTTGAGCCCATGGGGTTAAGATGAGCGCAGACCATGAATGTCCACATGAAAGCAGAACGTTTCAGTTTCCGCATGGGAGCCTCATAACGAAAAATGTACGTGCAAAGAGTCCGATTATGTATATTTTAAACAAGACTCTGAATTGTCAGAGAGTGAAAACATAGCCCCGAAATTCAGTTTCTTTGCTTTTATTTTCGTCATTTTTTCCCTATTTCGGTCTATTTTGTGCgcagttgcttctgcgtgttcggcCAGCGTGTTCGACGAgaccttctttcttacatcatacatgtgcgCTCCAGTTTATTCTAAAGCTTAATTCTCTCGCCTAGGTAACTTTTACCGCAGTCTGCGCCACCGACATCTTTTTAGCCAAATGTCTGTCCCCATGTGTGTACCCAACCACGCGGGTTTTCATCCGCCAGTAGCGTTGCCAAAAAGTGGCACACCTAgcacccccccttccccccattTTCCTATGGCATATAGCACACAAAATAACGGTCGCCCTCAACTGCCTGCTTAGCCCCCAGTTCTAATCAAGGTGGTGCcacctccgaaaaaaaaaagtctaccaACGCCCCTACCATCCGCGACTTCAGCTCATAGGGTTccttgcttatagattacgtctgtagaATCTATAGGCTCATAGCTACTGTTACTTCATCTTAATGTTGGCTTGATCTACAAGCGAAAACGTGGTCAACTTCGAAAACTGATTCGTCTTCTAAGAGCTGCCGTGAAAGAGCTCACAGCTTATGAACGAaactgcaaaacaaaaaaagaaaaaaaaaacctggacaCAGGCAATTTTACTGAAACATGAAATTACCGTTTAGATCGCGGTACGCAAGACCTCGCAGCGTGATAAATGGCGTAAAATGATACGGCTGGCTGATCGCATTTTTTAAATAATGATTTACCCCTTTGTAGAAGCTCTAGAACTTAAGCAACCATCCATAATTTTAACTCATGTGTGGCCCGATAGCGATCGAATGTGCTACGTGTGATCACCGTAGAAATTTCGCGCGTAAAATATCAGGAGCGTGCCACACAAAAAAGttacaactctgaatgaggcaTGCGCGTGCGTGATTCTCACGTTTACCCGCAAGCAAAACAGAAAGGTTGTGGCTTCACGCGGCTATAAGAATGCTGTGTTACTTTCCACAACGCGAGGAATCCGCTTGCACTGTGCTTCGTATAGGGTTATGTGTACTAAACAAGAATTCGGACACGGAGCGAGTTGTCATCTTTTAAGGCGGCGCGCTCTGCCGCCATGGTTGTTTCATTTGGTGGTCATAGCAGGCGACGTGGGCAGATCAGGCATTGTCAAAAACATATAACACTTCTGCGGGGCAGTTATTTATTACATCGCACAGTCAGGGAAGGAGCTGCAGTCGTATTTTACAGATTTAGTTGAGTGAAGTACaagaacaacaataaaaaaattggccccgtatctgcatgttaatctgcaaatgtcatcgaaagacaatagtcttgcgtctggagagattgaagaaaacgtttatttgatgttctgcgcaagaaaatcggggaatggtattctggaggcgctgcgttagagtgcctcgagcgtgcagcggaggcgaacgagcgcaccaagtcacgtcacacgtgaggcatgagcgctttctggcagttatcttgcaaaagaaaacgcgtggctctgaggTCTAAGAGGTTATAAGGTGTTAGAACGCGTACTGACCACGCACGTCACAGGGATGCCTCCGCATTgcggcgccacggtatgtcctcgcgcCCAATACAGGCCAAGCTGGCGGACTGGTCTGCTAGTGTTGCGGGCCCCTGGGCTCCAACCTAGCCCCCGTCAAGCTTGGTTTCCCATATTCCCCCTCCCCTTTCTgaacaataaagtttattcctcctccttcagTGCAATACGCCGGGCGACGGTTGCCTCAGCCGTACGTTCTTGCTGCGTTGTATAGGTGCTCGCGCGTTAATCACGCGTGTATGAATTCTGAAGTATCACGCGTTCCATAAACACGCAAGGTTTTTGTGGTGATTATGGAGGTGTATCTGTAGATACCGCCAGATGTCAGCGCGGACTCCCGACATACCCAGGCGCACCACACCGAGCTGCAGTTCGGGGTATGCTTTGGCAGTGCCAAGTCCCGCCGCGCATTTCTTCATGGGAGCTTTTCTGTATATTGAGGGGCATTGAAACCAAGCTTTCAGTTGATCTGCAAAGGATCGAACCGGGTCTGTTTggacactcgacgcacttttGGACTGTGATGAGACAATTAAGCGTTGGTTCTCCCGTTCATAATGACACCATTGCTGTAAAAGGGGGTTATTACATGTCAAAATCACattcgatatgattatgaagcacGCCGTTGCATTGTCTCCGGAAAATTTGACTATGGGGTGTTCACGCAGCACACGGTCCTCATCCACTCATCAAGCCCACGACCTTCgaacgggtcagcagccgagcaccgtagccactgtaACAAAAGACGACGAAGTGGAGAATGACTGGGCCTGAGCTTTCTTGCGCTGCTGTTTTTCGCCAATTTTCTTACTCGTCTATTGTGTCTTACTGCCAAGATTCGGCCACCACCTTCGTGGTGCACCAGGCGCCACGTCTTATCTTAGGCTGCCACGACGTCCGAAAGCTTCGGCTACGGGTGGCGGCCATTCTTCGCAGCACCCATCGGATGAGGACGAAGTGATGAATGCGTCCGAGCAGTAATGACTTAAccttcagaaaaaaatatataacgaTTACACCTTAGTTATTCAgaaaattctattatttcttttctttcaccttttttttcacattgagcCAAAATAATCCTGtcaagtcaaaacaaagtaatcataTTTCCCTAGCCTGGATAATCTTAAGGTATTGACTTACACCGCtggattcttggccaatcccctttaatgggtgagagccacaagaaaggatcaagcaaggAAACAGCAAGAGAATCTCGTGTTTTGCAGACCTGAGGAGGACTGTGACGGCCCCTCGACGACGCCCAACGCCAACGATGAGTGTGCCACTCCGAAGAAGGCGCGAACTGATAATCAAGAAGATAAAGCGATGCAACGATCATGGACTCCGCGGAAATGAACTGTGATATGAAAGCAGAAGACAAATAagttttgcacaatgctgactggaactgggaaattggttcacaacactactgcactgcctagttctgtatagagcagcaaatccaagatgcatacactttatcacatgctcatctggataacacgtattctctactaGAGTTGCGTACTGCTCCATCACTAACCCGCGTAAGAACGGCAACTGGTCCCGACAACGCATCGTACAGTGTTCTGAAATATCTAGGCCCCAACGGCATGCCGGTTCTTCTACGGATATATAACGACATGGGGTCAAAGTCGTACGTTTCAATGTGTTGGAAGGTCGCGGGAATCGTCCCACTACTAAAGCCCGGTAAATCGccgctttcgcttgactcatttcgaccagtcagcctcactagctgtgtatctaaagtCATGGAAAAAATGGTTGACAGAAGGTTACAATGGTGGATCGAAGCTAACAAGTCTCTTccagaacagatggctggcttcagacgaCGGCGATGCACTATGGACTGCGTCTTCGACCTCGTTACATTTGTAGACCATCAGACGAGCTGTGGAAACATGGCTGTTGCGGCGTTCATGGATATAAGAAAAGCGTTCGACTCTGTGAGCCACCTTTTTTGCTGTACGGGCTTACCTGACTAGGGGTTCATGGTCGCATCCTTCAATACATCGCCATCTTCCTATAATAGTCAAAAATACATTTCTACCAATAACAGAGCCAGCgatcgcttcaacatgagcagaggtgtaccccaaggaagcgttctaagtacgcttcttttcaatgctgcattggcaggtcttccagaagcgctgcccgaagccttgaacatatccatgtatgcCGACGACATATGCATACGGATGGCCgacaaatcactggaagtgatcaAACATCGGCTTCAGCAAGGACTAAACGCAATAAGTTATTACCCCAAAGAGCGAGGCATGCAAATTTCTCACGCCAAATCGGTAGttctgccattcacgagaaaGACAGTGAAAAACTTGAAACTTTTTGTGGATGTCCAGAGAATCGAAATCGCACgaaagcatcgcttccttggTGTTGCCTTAGACagccaactcagatggagtcagcatattgctgatatagaaaatcaagtgaactgcatcataaatgttatacgtcgcatAGCGGGAACAAAATAAGGCGGTACATCAGCATCTCTACTCCACGTCCATTGAGCACTAATCTGACAGACTAcgcgccagttctccacaacacCTCTCAGCCGTCtctacaccgacttcagctgttacaagcacgaagcttaaGCAGATGTCTCTAGGTcccacaggcaacatcaagttctctgacactggcagaggcaagagaacccaactttatagtaattagaaaCATTGAGACCTGTCGGCACCTCTTTCgtctagtcacgcaacacccttcaAATCTGCTCATATCAAACCGTCGTGAACCGTGCCGAAGCGCAAATACAGGATGTGTACCACCAGTACATTTCCCGGATTCTTGagtcgacacattggccacttGACCAAAACTACCCACCATGGCTGCTTGAGTTACCAACTATTAAAACGTCAATAAAAGGACTTTGCAGCGAACATGAAGTGCCAATAGTTGCCgacagcagttggcatcacataatctgtttgacaggtaccaaggctACACTCACGTGTACTGTGAtggctccgtcaccaaagagacagcgacatcagcatttataATTTCTGAATTGTGCGAAGAATATGCATTTCGTTTAGGCCATctctcctcttcaacaacgtcggagctcgtagcgattttgcTAGCCACAAGCTTCATTAAACTGTCAACGACCCCAtgaaaatgggtggtaattacagactctctggtgCCACTCGCATGTGTGGAAAACgtcacttcaagacacattgatgtgcgtatagtatacgctatactataAGAGCTATCAGAAGCTATatacgaagtcgaatcatcgagtggcatttcagtgggttcccagtcactgcggaatcaaaagaaatgaaatggcagatgagttggcgaaaaccgctGATCATTttacgcaaacgtgcctcattcctgTATCTCAgtatgatgtaaatagaattttaagaacaacgaAACGTGAATTATGCTCGCCTACCTggttcacacacaaaacaaaggaatcgatcctatataTATGCTGTTCATCCTAATCTCGAATGtcaattagaccgtgacctcccaaggCATATCGACACACTCATACATCGCCtaagactcggaactgcttacacagaGCACTTActacttcgtattcagcgtgtaacatcgtcagcatgttcatgcggccacgacgatgAGGATATCTGCaggtcacctcttgctcgactttccgaaacacgacacaccgAAAGCGACTTGAACAGGAACTCCATAAGTTAGATCCCGAGCGGCCATTTGCATTGAATAAAATCCTTGGCCCATGGTCATctaaaacaaatggcaaagcaatgaaggctctgcaacacttcttcgaagaaacgaagatttgtgaccactactgagcggactatagttaaaagtgagcgatgcggctacgtgtttgttctgcccataggagaacttttgctctcacctatGTAGGACTGTATTCGCGCTACAACACGTATACTGtgctaatttgtttttttttctttatttgtaaaaatcaagtggaaaggggtagctgtcgccaagtaacggtgacaaaaactcccgAATAATAAACAGCTGTTCTAAGAACAAATGTAAAATTAATGTTACAGTAATCGTTTCCATACTTTtggtttacttatttatttatttgtttatttattatagTCAATATACCAGAACTGGATATTTCAGGAGAAGTAATTCCAGAAAGGTTGGTTAGGACGATGTTCAATATAAAGGTATTcgttttatttttataaatatttTTCGGTAGTGTACAGCAGTTTTTTCACGGCCCGTGCACGAGTGGGAACTGAATACATGGAATTATCTACATTGCCGAAAACTCATGGGGAAAATTCAGTACACTTAATGAGGTCGATGACAGCGTCGATCATATTGCAGCACACAGTATAGTTACATAAATTGTTTCAGTGGGAAATATCCGACGGAATAAGTATCTGTAAACGTTAGCACGACCTGATCGCTGGCTGAATGCTCTAAAATGGCGCGTCAATAATCAAAGCGCTGTGTGCGGGAAAGAACCGTATTGATGGGGGAGAGAGATTTGCCGTAAATAATTTTGTTCAAATAACTAAACTCACCGGCCAAGCATTACGTACAAATAACTGACCAGATAACGTGGCCCCGATGTTCGTTGCTGGGTTAATCGCCATGTTTTACTAATCTCTTTTTCAATTACTAGTTACGTCTGCACAGAAGTAGTAatgttggtgcttttttttttcgcctgcgtgttacctttttttttattgaaccaCGGAGAGGCTTGCCCAATTTCTGTGCAACGTGCAAGCTTGAGGTTTTCGCGCACATAAAATGGGGAGAGTTTAAGTTTTGTTTATACTCATATGCAGCTAAAAGAAGGTCGACACGTAGTGTAAAGGGCCCATGCTATCGGTACACATCATTTGTAGGCGCTGAGACGTCcccactacgccaccgatcgccaaagagagggaagacccctCAACCCCCtctttatccggttccctcttggctacgtgtctcaatcactttccacatagaggaattcgtgctggggcc
This region includes:
- the LOC119177224 gene encoding uncharacterized protein LOC119177224; translation: MCAVKEAAKAGPALSLGQRLGPLILDKGHSEKPRFAPLLCTIRVCAVKNAMASTTTTIRTTVVREGPTIKFVSVQQGFISTISGLLTAIEMVLGIIVFSLAMLWLTRGAVLFLVLISFAFWVMSFLILVSSAFSATGTLLPTTLFYMVFHGTAFLFYLSGGVSTIISSYHGVTIAAGVLGLVASIFHLIHTGFAYKKKI